Proteins encoded together in one Anoxybacillus flavithermus window:
- a CDS encoding IS701 family transposase: MNRLAHHQGIHKFLTMLGLALYFSKPVMKHLVHIVDAMITKGFSGTLTDLHHGSFHPNHRTTLSHFFTKSPWEEETLLRKLQQWVLHRVERSSKRENQPIFVSIDDTICQKTKPSSRATHAIQGCDWHYSHAEKKSIWGHSLVWLMVHTMTQAFPFAFRLYDKTVGKSKGELAIEMLSSLDVSRPVYVLMDSWYPSKTLVGACLKKGFHVIAMLKTNRILYPKGTAIQAKEFAKSMEPRDTRLVTVGKERYRVYRYEGALNGLKDAVVLLAWKADQPMTPKHLHCVLSTDRELSDEEILRYYAARWSIECFFRQAKDQLKLDGYRVRGRRAVKRYWILVQLAYVYSMFESNSDFSDGLDLLRKRKGHSLVEFIYRAAKQNIPIDTVKKQLHVA; this comes from the coding sequence ATGAATAGATTAGCACATCACCAAGGAATCCACAAGTTTTTGACGATGTTGGGGTTGGCCCTTTATTTCTCGAAACCTGTCATGAAGCATCTCGTTCATATCGTGGATGCGATGATTACAAAGGGCTTTTCGGGAACGCTGACCGATCTACATCATGGGAGTTTTCATCCGAACCATCGCACGACACTGAGCCATTTTTTCACGAAAAGCCCATGGGAGGAAGAGACGCTGCTTCGCAAACTCCAACAGTGGGTGCTTCATCGTGTCGAACGCAGCTCGAAACGAGAGAATCAACCCATTTTTGTTTCGATCGATGATACGATTTGCCAAAAAACGAAGCCCTCGTCACGGGCAACACACGCCATTCAAGGGTGTGATTGGCACTATTCTCACGCAGAGAAAAAGTCGATCTGGGGACATTCTCTCGTTTGGCTCATGGTTCATACGATGACCCAAGCGTTTCCTTTTGCCTTTCGCCTCTACGACAAGACGGTGGGGAAAAGCAAAGGGGAACTCGCGATCGAGATGCTTTCTTCGTTGGATGTGAGTCGACCCGTTTATGTGCTCATGGACTCTTGGTATCCATCGAAAACCCTCGTGGGAGCCTGCTTAAAAAAAGGGTTCCACGTCATCGCGATGCTGAAGACGAATCGGATTCTCTATCCAAAAGGGACGGCCATTCAAGCAAAAGAATTTGCCAAATCTATGGAGCCACGGGATACCCGCCTCGTCACGGTGGGAAAAGAGCGTTATCGGGTGTATCGCTACGAAGGCGCTCTGAACGGTCTCAAGGATGCCGTGGTGCTGCTCGCATGGAAAGCCGATCAGCCGATGACGCCGAAACATCTTCATTGCGTCTTGAGCACCGATCGCGAGCTAAGCGATGAAGAGATCTTGCGCTACTATGCTGCACGTTGGTCGATCGAATGTTTTTTCCGTCAAGCGAAAGACCAGCTGAAACTCGATGGATACCGCGTTCGCGGGCGTCGGGCGGTGAAACGGTATTGGATCTTGGTGCAACTTGCGTATGTGTACAGCATGTTCGAGTCTAACAGTGATTTTTCGGATGGGCTCGATCTCCTGCGCAAGAGAAAAGGACATAGCCTCGTGGAGTTCATTTATCGTGCAGCAAAACAAAATATTCCCATTGATACCGTGAAAAAACAGCTCCACGTGGCATAA
- a CDS encoding MFS transporter, producing the protein MKEIKSIINTYYIINILYGMGIAVFGATLYLYMRSLHYSYAEINIFLLLFWIVSFLTETPSGIIADTFGRKNTIISSCVIRSIGLLLLFLDWGNITFLILGAIFTAIGESLKSSTLDSWMIDSILAIDEKFTFDKVFSTNSMAGTTVNLLSGYLGAQVLGNIDLSYPILAGIILLIISMIVAIFKMKEPKRNLEENPHLINIGQSFNILKKTTKEGIHFLRNDKTFFLICLSFLPLSFIISGPGNQWQLFFQDETKDINTGYIWVGLNLCSILGAYLSRKISSLSENKIYILIGSTIFNTLSIILCVLAGNYLIALLLFWLHVVITASEEVIRYTFLNQNIKNENRSTLLSFFNTLEAGATILALLLNGFFSDFYGIGNSWLIMSIISLVISIPIYLIVNSTIKKHKLGKSNEVMKTI; encoded by the coding sequence ATGAAAGAGATTAAAAGCATAATAAACACGTACTATATCATTAATATTTTATATGGTATGGGTATAGCTGTGTTTGGTGCGACACTATATTTATATATGCGATCACTGCATTACAGTTACGCGGAAATTAACATTTTTTTATTACTTTTTTGGATAGTTAGTTTTTTAACTGAAACTCCTTCTGGTATTATTGCCGATACATTCGGTAGGAAGAACACCATCATTAGTAGTTGTGTAATTAGAAGCATTGGTTTGCTTTTATTATTTTTAGATTGGGGTAATATTACATTTTTAATTTTAGGAGCTATCTTTACTGCAATAGGTGAATCGTTAAAGTCGAGTACGTTGGATTCTTGGATGATAGATAGTATTTTAGCTATAGATGAAAAATTCACATTTGATAAAGTCTTTTCAACAAATAGCATGGCTGGCACAACGGTTAATTTATTAAGTGGATATTTGGGAGCGCAAGTCTTAGGTAATATTGATTTGAGTTATCCCATTTTAGCAGGGATTATATTGTTAATTATTTCTATGATTGTTGCGATATTTAAAATGAAAGAGCCTAAAAGGAATTTGGAAGAAAATCCTCATTTAATAAACATAGGTCAGAGTTTTAACATATTGAAGAAAACAACAAAAGAAGGAATTCATTTTTTAAGAAATGATAAGACATTTTTTCTAATCTGCCTATCCTTTTTACCTTTATCATTCATTATTAGTGGACCGGGTAATCAATGGCAACTCTTTTTCCAAGATGAAACAAAAGATATCAATACAGGATATATATGGGTTGGTTTAAACCTCTGTAGTATTTTAGGGGCTTATTTATCCAGAAAAATATCATCCCTTTCTGAAAACAAAATCTATATCCTCATAGGAAGTACCATATTTAATACGCTTTCTATTATTCTTTGCGTTTTAGCAGGCAATTATCTAATTGCATTACTATTATTCTGGTTACATGTTGTTATTACTGCTTCAGAAGAAGTGATTCGATATACGTTTTTGAATCAAAATATCAAAAATGAGAACAGGTCTACTTTACTCTCATTTTTCAACACTTTAGAAGCTGGAGCAACGATTTTGGCTTTACTGTTAAATGGATTCTTTTCGGATTTTTATGGGATAGGAAACTCTTGGTTAATCATGTCTATCATTTCGCTGGTGATTTCAATACCCATTTATTTAATTGTGAATTCTACTATTAAAAAACATAAATTAGGAAAATCAAATGAAGTTATGAAGACAATCTAA
- a CDS encoding alpha/beta-type small acid-soluble spore protein has translation MANRNRLLVPGVQQAIDQMKYEIAQEFGVQLGPDTTARANGSVGGEITKRLVKMAEQQLGSQK, from the coding sequence ATGGCAAATCGAAATCGATTGCTCGTCCCTGGTGTACAACAAGCGATTGACCAAATGAAATATGAAATCGCTCAAGAGTTTGGCGTGCAGTTAGGCCCGGATACAACTGCGCGAGCAAACGGTTCTGTCGGCGGCGAGATTACGAAACGCCTCGTGAAAATGGCAGAACAACAATTGGGTAGCCAAAAATAA
- a CDS encoding arginase family protein translates to MNVKLSPNVSLIDNSLIHTQYGHSVTLSEDMVELLEKVKEGVSLDKLKKEYPEDILVSILNNLIEQGFLQKEDFPLFETIHPVHCVNLQQETFFGCPLGNLSYDIEESGNQQIGFISIPYNMGSVIHSIPNDSSQSLRSYSSQVFTLEYNQKGLTKGWYCPNQKRIVGKDLIIKDYGELEVTLNQKLQLNRIKNLAEKVAKSNIIPFFIGGDHAITYPIIKGFLEHYEKIQIIHVDAHSDLGINRWDIVEHGSFMKNLIQEEKIRHIYQLGIRGPQDKEDIKSDKLTTLFGTSFKNVTMDSTLPTYITFDVDVFDPSIVPSVGYPVPNGWHYKDFLDFIELFVNNANVIGIDIVEYNEMYDFGNKIGASTVTHAILDLLVGVMMKNERD, encoded by the coding sequence ATGAATGTGAAGTTATCACCAAATGTAAGTTTAATAGACAATTCTCTTATACATACACAATATGGACATTCAGTTACACTATCCGAGGATATGGTTGAATTACTCGAAAAAGTCAAAGAGGGGGTATCTTTGGATAAATTAAAAAAAGAATATCCCGAAGATATTTTGGTTTCTATTTTAAATAACTTGATTGAGCAAGGTTTTTTACAAAAAGAAGATTTCCCTTTATTTGAAACCATCCACCCCGTTCATTGTGTCAATTTACAACAAGAAACATTCTTTGGATGTCCATTAGGGAATTTGTCTTATGATATTGAAGAATCAGGGAATCAACAAATTGGATTTATTAGTATTCCTTACAACATGGGTTCTGTTATCCATTCCATACCGAACGATAGCTCACAAAGTCTAAGAAGTTATAGTTCTCAAGTATTCACTTTGGAATATAATCAAAAAGGTTTGACAAAAGGGTGGTATTGTCCGAACCAAAAAAGGATAGTCGGGAAAGATTTAATTATAAAAGATTACGGAGAATTAGAAGTAACACTTAATCAGAAACTCCAATTAAATAGAATAAAAAATCTTGCAGAGAAAGTGGCAAAATCTAATATTATTCCTTTTTTTATAGGAGGAGACCATGCCATTACCTATCCAATCATCAAAGGTTTTTTAGAGCATTATGAAAAGATACAAATTATACATGTAGATGCCCATTCTGATTTGGGAATTAACCGTTGGGATATTGTTGAACATGGTAGCTTTATGAAAAATCTAATACAGGAAGAAAAAATACGTCATATTTATCAATTAGGAATCAGAGGACCACAAGATAAAGAGGATATAAAGAGCGATAAACTAACAACCCTATTTGGAACATCATTCAAAAATGTCACCATGGATTCAACCCTTCCTACCTATATTACGTTTGATGTTGATGTATTTGACCCAAGTATTGTTCCAAGTGTAGGTTATCCTGTACCAAACGGATGGCACTATAAGGATTTTTTAGATTTTATTGAACTGTTTGTGAATAATGCCAATGTTATTGGTATCGATATTGTAGAATACAATGAAATGTATGATTTTGGAAATAAGATAGGAGCTTCAACAGTTACCCATGCCATATTAGATCTTTTAGTAGGAGTGATGATGAAAAATGAAAGAGATTAA
- the tnpC gene encoding IS66 family transposase: MLTVQQAVFTVESLISKVQQQKQLITHQQQVIEQLLKENKQLRKENEQLKYRVQELEARTKKNSSNSHLPPSSDRFANTRSSRQPSGNKPGGQEGHQGTTLRQVEHPHHRVVHRVHTCQGCGVSLRDVKPFKVDIRQVFDVPPVAIEVTQHEREVKSCPHCRCVQQAEFPSHVTNHVQYGPRLTALVVYLHHIQLIPYKRLSDTIEALYQHSISTGTLANMVKRGREALESNMDIIEDALLESNILHVDETSLRINGKLAWVHVACTSRYTYLASHASRGKKATDEIGILPQYKGTMMHDGFGTYPKYTHATHALCHAHHLRELKGFIEQGHTWAMRMTTFLLAAKQAVEAHHGALSEEEARRWERVYDRILERAQHRLETMTPLPKKALAFVRRLQKRKEEALRFLREVHVPFDNNQAERDLRMVKVKENISGTFRVETFAQSFCITRSIVSTLTKHEKNVWDSLCLLLTGDTLDRVLSTT; encoded by the coding sequence ATGTTGACGGTACAACAAGCTGTATTTACAGTTGAAAGCTTAATCAGCAAAGTCCAACAACAAAAGCAGCTCATTACTCACCAACAACAAGTCATTGAGCAACTGTTGAAAGAAAACAAACAGCTACGCAAAGAAAATGAACAACTGAAGTACCGTGTTCAAGAGCTGGAAGCACGCACGAAAAAAAACAGCTCCAATAGCCATTTGCCCCCATCTTCTGACCGTTTTGCCAACACACGTTCTTCTCGTCAACCATCTGGCAACAAGCCAGGCGGACAAGAAGGACATCAAGGAACGACGCTCCGTCAAGTGGAACATCCACATCATCGTGTCGTCCACCGTGTGCATACGTGTCAAGGATGTGGGGTTTCTTTGCGTGACGTCAAACCGTTCAAAGTCGATATCCGTCAAGTGTTTGATGTCCCTCCTGTGGCGATCGAGGTGACACAACATGAACGTGAAGTGAAATCGTGTCCGCATTGTCGATGCGTGCAACAAGCCGAATTCCCATCCCATGTCACGAATCATGTGCAATACGGTCCACGCCTTACTGCGCTCGTTGTTTATTTACATCATATCCAATTGATCCCGTACAAGCGTTTAAGTGATACAATCGAAGCGTTATATCAACACTCGATTAGTACAGGAACCCTTGCCAATATGGTGAAACGAGGACGCGAAGCGCTGGAATCAAATATGGACATCATCGAAGACGCCTTACTTGAATCCAACATCCTGCATGTCGATGAAACGAGTTTGCGCATCAATGGGAAACTCGCATGGGTGCATGTCGCGTGTACATCGAGATATACATACTTGGCTTCTCACGCTTCTCGTGGAAAGAAAGCAACGGATGAGATCGGGATTCTTCCACAATACAAAGGGACGATGATGCACGATGGGTTCGGTACGTATCCGAAATACACACATGCCACCCATGCCCTTTGTCATGCCCACCATTTGCGTGAGTTAAAAGGATTCATCGAACAAGGGCATACGTGGGCGATGCGCATGACCACGTTTCTGTTAGCCGCCAAGCAAGCCGTCGAAGCCCATCACGGTGCACTTTCCGAAGAAGAAGCAAGACGGTGGGAACGAGTGTATGATCGCATCCTAGAAAGAGCACAACATCGATTGGAAACGATGACACCTCTTCCGAAAAAAGCACTCGCTTTTGTTCGACGGCTTCAGAAACGAAAGGAAGAAGCGTTGCGTTTCTTACGTGAAGTACATGTTCCCTTTGACAACAACCAAGCCGAACGCGATCTTCGCATGGTTAAAGTCAAAGAGAACATTTCGGGTACGTTTCGCGTAGAAACATTCGCCCAGTCTTTTTGTATCACAAGAAGCATCGTTTCCACACTGACGAAACACGAAAAAAACGTGTGGGATTCGTTATGTCTTCTGTTGACGGGTGACACGCTTGATCGCGTTCTTTCTACCACTTAG
- a CDS encoding YcaO-like family protein yields the protein MSCIIERWIEANPEVYQYRSLHKNRVHVPYENHLLDFAIKKAKIHLEENYEQATIIRKTDYHIINSNVLSREPCSICFGEIQKETANFEIEDKSYLQQGNGHRSNSYHDSLSILEKLVNPLGPVVELEEYGFDDKLNMPVFQSVMSYNPLQTSFPFHGGKGPDYHQAKLSAIGEAMERYNARQFGNEKIIRESYKNLLQNGIEAVSPESLCLDKEYPYPYSDDKQIEWVESRRLSDFKKVLIPANAVFFLYHPPMKELQFIPQDTTGLASGLNIEEAILQGVLEVIERDAYTIYYRNQLPASTISLEGIKDTKLSKLVQNIENYNIQLHLKWLKNDLSVYVVHCTTEDKNGDFPIFTHGSGASLNPYVAVTRAITECIQLRTSQIEINKQKELFLEDREYEAYFEWGNGNKEYVGNLLCKENDSVVYLNQFPNYSTGSFKKDIEMIVKEIKKVGHETYVCDLSRSDNPIKTVRVVVPGFQPTDDSLRRITERMKTLPTKLGLNYLDPLFNKPLFS from the coding sequence TTGTCCTGTATTATTGAAAGATGGATTGAAGCAAATCCAGAAGTTTATCAGTATCGTTCCTTACATAAAAATCGTGTTCATGTTCCATATGAAAATCATTTGTTAGATTTTGCTATAAAAAAAGCCAAGATTCATTTGGAAGAAAATTATGAACAAGCTACCATCATCAGAAAAACAGATTATCATATTATTAATTCAAATGTGTTAAGTAGAGAACCTTGCTCAATTTGTTTTGGAGAAATTCAAAAAGAAACAGCAAATTTTGAAATAGAAGACAAATCTTATCTACAACAGGGAAATGGTCATAGAAGCAATAGTTATCATGATTCTCTTTCTATTTTAGAAAAATTGGTGAATCCCTTGGGACCTGTTGTGGAGTTAGAAGAATATGGATTTGACGATAAATTAAATATGCCTGTTTTCCAATCTGTCATGAGTTATAATCCGTTGCAAACCTCTTTTCCGTTTCATGGGGGAAAAGGTCCTGACTACCACCAAGCTAAACTTAGTGCAATTGGTGAAGCAATGGAACGTTATAATGCAAGACAATTTGGAAATGAGAAAATCATCAGAGAAAGTTATAAAAATCTTTTACAAAATGGAATAGAAGCAGTCTCACCAGAATCTCTTTGTTTAGATAAAGAGTATCCTTATCCGTATTCTGATGATAAACAAATCGAATGGGTTGAGAGTAGAAGATTATCTGATTTTAAGAAAGTATTAATTCCAGCTAATGCAGTGTTCTTTTTATATCATCCACCAATGAAAGAATTGCAGTTCATTCCTCAAGATACAACAGGATTAGCTTCTGGATTAAATATAGAAGAAGCTATACTTCAAGGGGTATTAGAAGTAATTGAGAGAGATGCCTATACTATTTACTATAGAAATCAATTACCAGCATCCACTATTTCTTTAGAAGGTATAAAAGATACCAAATTAAGTAAATTAGTTCAAAATATTGAGAATTATAATATTCAATTACATTTGAAATGGCTAAAAAATGACCTTTCTGTTTATGTAGTTCATTGTACAACAGAGGATAAAAATGGAGATTTTCCTATTTTTACGCATGGTTCGGGTGCTTCATTAAATCCTTATGTTGCTGTTACAAGAGCCATTACTGAATGTATACAGTTAAGGACATCCCAAATTGAAATCAATAAACAAAAAGAACTTTTTTTAGAAGATAGAGAGTATGAAGCTTATTTTGAATGGGGAAATGGAAACAAAGAGTATGTTGGGAATTTATTATGTAAAGAAAACGATTCGGTTGTTTATTTAAATCAATTCCCGAATTATTCAACAGGTAGTTTTAAGAAAGATATAGAAATGATTGTAAAGGAGATTAAAAAGGTTGGTCACGAAACCTATGTATGTGATTTATCCAGAAGCGATAACCCCATTAAAACAGTTAGGGTAGTTGTTCCAGGTTTCCAACCAACAGATGATTCCTTAAGAAGGATTACAGAACGAATGAAAACTCTTCCTACTAAACTTGGTTTGAATTATTTAGACCCATTATTTAATAAACCTTTGTTTTCATAA
- a CDS encoding IS110 family transposase: protein MKLYVGIDVSSTDLYTCIMDQEGNTCAQFKVDNHLLGATFLRDQILLWANKLQPSEILIGMEATSVYSWHPAMFFHQQEELKSWNVKVFTINPKLIRKFKEAYTDLDKTDGIDAWIIADRLRFGRLKVTAVMQEQFIALQRLTRMRYHLVHQLTREKQYFLQHLFYKCSSFTQEVDSSVFGHAILELLLESFSLDEISQMDVQQLADFLRQKGRNRFADPECIAKSIQKAARSSYRLSKCVEDSIDLLLGLSIQSIRSLQAQIKELDKAITRHLEGIPNTLQTIPGIGPVYAAGILAEIGQIERFDNQAALAKYAGLTWSKHQSGRFQAEETSLIRSGNRYLRYYLVEAANSVQRHDASFRTYYRKKYEEVPKHQHKRALVLTARKLVRVIDALLRNGQIYTPRKGEDR from the coding sequence ATGAAACTCTACGTCGGGATTGACGTGAGCTCAACGGACTTATACACGTGTATCATGGATCAAGAAGGAAACACGTGCGCCCAATTCAAGGTGGACAATCATCTCCTTGGCGCGACCTTCCTTCGCGATCAAATCCTCCTGTGGGCCAACAAGCTCCAACCATCCGAAATTCTCATCGGGATGGAAGCCACTTCGGTCTACAGCTGGCATCCAGCGATGTTTTTCCACCAACAGGAGGAGCTGAAGTCTTGGAATGTCAAGGTGTTTACCATCAATCCAAAGCTCATTCGCAAATTTAAAGAAGCGTACACTGACTTGGATAAAACGGACGGCATCGATGCGTGGATCATCGCCGATCGGCTTCGCTTTGGCCGTTTGAAAGTGACAGCTGTCATGCAAGAACAGTTTATCGCCCTTCAACGGCTCACGCGCATGCGCTATCATCTCGTCCATCAGCTGACTCGGGAAAAGCAGTACTTCCTCCAACACTTGTTTTACAAGTGCAGTTCCTTTACCCAAGAGGTGGACAGCTCCGTGTTCGGACATGCCATCTTAGAGCTTCTTCTCGAGTCGTTTAGCTTAGACGAAATCAGTCAGATGGACGTGCAACAGCTCGCTGACTTCTTGCGCCAAAAAGGACGCAATCGCTTTGCCGATCCGGAATGCATCGCCAAGTCCATTCAAAAGGCGGCTCGTTCGTCGTATCGGCTTTCCAAATGTGTCGAGGATTCCATCGACTTGCTTTTAGGGCTATCGATTCAATCCATCCGTAGCCTTCAAGCGCAAATTAAAGAGCTAGATAAAGCGATTACTCGCCATTTGGAAGGCATCCCAAATACGTTACAAACGATTCCCGGCATTGGTCCGGTCTACGCCGCTGGCATCTTAGCCGAAATTGGACAAATCGAGCGCTTTGACAACCAAGCCGCCTTAGCAAAGTATGCAGGTTTGACTTGGTCTAAGCACCAGTCCGGTCGGTTCCAAGCCGAGGAGACTTCCCTCATTCGTTCCGGCAATCGCTATCTCCGTTACTACCTAGTGGAGGCTGCCAACTCGGTACAACGGCATGATGCGTCGTTTCGCACCTATTACCGGAAGAAGTATGAGGAAGTACCAAAGCACCAACACAAACGAGCCCTCGTCCTCACCGCTCGAAAACTCGTGCGTGTGATCGATGCGCTGCTACGCAACGGTCAAATCTACACGCCAAGAAAGGGGGAAGATCGATAG
- a CDS encoding IS1380 family transposase encodes MKDFPIRFVLTDEAITPSAGLALVGYLLHQTKLDKRVNALRLPTVRRDVHISHSDVIRSMIGLLATGKTDFDHIEAYRQDDIFSASMGIQHVPSSPTLRQRLDQLACLPMTEAIIWEESMRLLVRQHATLSPCWAKGKTTWLPLDIDASPFDNSDTKKEGVSRTYKGFDGFTPLFAYAGKEGYIVHAELRPGKQHVQDNMPSFLTTAIRRARPLTSSRLLVRMDAGNDAEANVHVCLKEDVDFVIKRNLRRESKALWFQIASQKGRRVDDGQTEGVQTYELCLPQTAAIDGHTYTYVQVTQVTERTMERNGQLMLVPDYEVESYWVRLEGYEHVRMSDVLALYHDHATCEQFHSELKSDLDLERLPSGKMKTNALVLVMGAFVYNLLRLIGQDLLSDPRHPLHHKVKRRRIKTIIQTVITMAGRLVRRSRQIWMKLTRRSGYSILLLNVYQKWKEAR; translated from the coding sequence ATGAAAGATTTCCCGATTCGGTTTGTATTGACAGATGAAGCGATTACTCCAAGTGCTGGGCTTGCTCTCGTGGGCTACTTACTGCACCAAACGAAGCTGGATAAACGAGTAAACGCCCTTCGGCTCCCAACGGTTCGTCGAGATGTGCACATTTCCCATAGCGATGTCATTCGCTCGATGATTGGCTTGCTTGCCACAGGAAAAACGGATTTCGATCATATCGAAGCGTATCGTCAGGACGATATCTTTTCGGCATCGATGGGGATTCAGCACGTGCCTTCCTCCCCAACGTTGCGACAGCGTCTCGATCAGCTCGCTTGTCTTCCGATGACCGAAGCAATCATTTGGGAGGAATCGATGCGTCTGTTGGTTCGACAACACGCTACCTTGTCCCCTTGTTGGGCGAAAGGGAAAACGACATGGCTTCCCCTTGATATAGATGCTTCCCCATTTGACAACTCCGATACGAAGAAAGAAGGAGTGAGTCGAACGTATAAAGGATTTGACGGTTTTACGCCGTTGTTTGCGTACGCAGGGAAGGAAGGGTATATCGTTCATGCCGAGCTGCGTCCAGGGAAACAACATGTACAAGACAACATGCCTTCGTTTTTAACTACCGCTATCCGTCGAGCTCGTCCGCTGACCTCGTCTCGTCTGCTTGTCCGCATGGATGCAGGAAACGATGCGGAAGCGAATGTGCACGTATGTCTAAAGGAAGACGTGGACTTTGTCATCAAGCGAAACTTACGCCGAGAATCGAAAGCGCTTTGGTTCCAGATCGCTTCGCAAAAGGGCAGACGCGTCGATGATGGACAAACAGAAGGAGTACAAACGTATGAGTTATGCCTTCCACAGACAGCAGCAATCGATGGACACACGTATACGTACGTTCAAGTCACCCAAGTGACGGAACGAACGATGGAACGAAATGGACAGCTGATGCTCGTTCCTGATTACGAAGTCGAAAGCTACTGGGTGCGCCTCGAAGGATACGAGCATGTTCGAATGAGTGATGTGCTCGCATTGTATCACGATCATGCGACATGCGAACAGTTTCATAGCGAACTGAAAAGCGACTTAGATTTAGAGCGACTTCCATCAGGGAAGATGAAAACGAATGCGCTCGTGTTAGTCATGGGAGCATTCGTGTACAACCTTCTTCGCCTGATTGGACAAGATCTATTAAGCGATCCGAGACATCCATTACATCATAAAGTGAAACGCCGCCGCATCAAGACGATCATTCAGACGGTGATCACGATGGCAGGTCGACTCGTCCGCCGATCACGACAGATCTGGATGAAACTGACGCGAAGGAGTGGGTACAGTATACTCCTACTGAATGTGTATCAAAAATGGAAAGAGGCAAGATAA
- the thiI gene encoding tRNA uracil 4-sulfurtransferase ThiI, with product MTYDHIVVRYGEMSTKGKNRLQFVRCLKRNVARKLKHFPNVEIEASRDRMYIRLHETPPQLVIEKLREVFGIQSLSLALKTDSDLQKIKEATLFFVKQFPHEGKTFKISARRADKQFPVTTNELNYELGSYVLKNTTGLTVDVHHPDIDVRVEVRKEGTYITAYDVQGAGGLPVGTSGKAMLMLSGGIDSPVAGYLAMKRGLQIEAVHFFSPPFTSERAKQKVIDLAQRLTELGGTIRLHIVPFTELQQAIYKQVPENYSLISTRRAMLRITDEIRKKENGLAIVTGESLGQVASQTLESMVVVNDVTTTPILRPLISMDKTEIISLAERIGTHHISIRPYEDCCTIFTPKAPKTKPKKEKVIHYEQFLPLDKMIAETVARVETITLRPDQPLDELF from the coding sequence GAAAGTTGAAGCATTTTCCGAATGTTGAAATTGAAGCATCACGCGATCGAATGTACATTCGCTTACATGAAACGCCGCCGCAACTTGTTATTGAAAAATTGCGTGAAGTGTTCGGCATCCAATCATTAAGTTTAGCGTTAAAAACCGACAGCGACCTACAAAAGATAAAAGAAGCGACGCTTTTCTTTGTGAAGCAATTCCCACATGAAGGAAAGACGTTTAAAATATCGGCAAGAAGAGCGGATAAACAATTTCCTGTAACGACAAATGAGTTAAACTACGAACTCGGCAGCTATGTGTTGAAAAATACAACAGGTTTAACGGTCGATGTCCATCATCCAGACATTGATGTTCGTGTTGAAGTGCGAAAAGAAGGAACATACATTACTGCATACGATGTGCAAGGAGCAGGTGGTTTACCAGTTGGCACGAGCGGAAAAGCGATGTTGATGCTTTCTGGCGGAATCGATAGCCCGGTAGCTGGATATTTAGCGATGAAGCGCGGGTTACAAATTGAGGCTGTTCACTTTTTTAGTCCACCGTTTACAAGTGAACGAGCGAAACAAAAAGTCATTGATTTAGCACAACGTTTGACGGAGCTTGGAGGAACGATTCGCCTCCATATTGTGCCGTTCACAGAGCTACAGCAAGCTATTTATAAACAAGTTCCTGAAAACTATTCGCTCATTTCGACGCGGCGCGCCATGTTGCGTATTACAGATGAAATTCGCAAAAAGGAAAATGGATTGGCTATTGTGACAGGGGAGAGCTTAGGACAAGTGGCTAGTCAAACGCTTGAAAGTATGGTTGTTGTCAACGACGTCACAACAACCCCAATTCTCCGTCCGCTCATTTCAATGGACAAAACGGAAATTATTTCGCTTGCTGAACGAATTGGGACGCATCATATTTCCATTCGGCCGTATGAAGATTGTTGTACAATTTTCACCCCAAAAGCACCGAAAACAAAGCCGAAAAAAGAAAAAGTTATTCATTATGAACAATTTTTACCACTAGATAAGATGATTGCAGAGACCGTTGCCCGCGTTGAAACGATAACGTTAAGACCTGATCAACCGCTGGACGAGCTCTTTTAA